From Deltaproteobacteria bacterium, one genomic window encodes:
- a CDS encoding protein kinase yields the protein MNVNRDELDRAIALDKRAIGRLVSLFEDERPAAVAARADAIAALDASGRARSGRFVAITGAPGAGKSTLIGQLAPRMIARDRGIAVAVVAVDPTSPVSGGALLGDRTRVAFDAAEDRLFFRSQASALALGGLGRHTYAVARLLRRLFDLVVIETVGIGQSEVEVRHLADRMYLVLQPLAGDHIQFMKAGIMEVPDAIVLNKADEPAAGATWHALRSAVGLGGSADALFRASATTGDGLDALAADMLAVTARPPRRTPAEVDAYFFERWVVDEFGRRGARRLREEAGGDLARFLADAGGFEAAQVRAARVLDPT from the coding sequence ATGAACGTGAACCGCGACGAACTCGACCGCGCGATCGCGCTCGACAAGCGCGCGATCGGCCGCCTCGTGTCGCTGTTCGAGGACGAGCGCCCGGCCGCGGTCGCGGCGCGCGCCGACGCAATCGCGGCGCTCGACGCATCGGGACGCGCGCGCAGCGGTCGATTCGTCGCGATCACCGGGGCTCCCGGTGCCGGCAAGTCGACGCTGATCGGCCAGCTGGCCCCGCGGATGATCGCGCGCGATCGCGGCATCGCGGTCGCCGTCGTGGCGGTGGATCCGACCAGCCCCGTGTCCGGCGGCGCGTTGCTCGGCGACCGCACGCGGGTGGCGTTCGACGCCGCCGAGGACCGGCTGTTCTTCCGCAGCCAGGCCAGCGCTCTCGCGCTCGGCGGCCTCGGCCGGCACACCTACGCGGTGGCCCGCCTGCTGCGGCGGCTGTTCGATCTGGTGGTGATCGAGACCGTCGGCATCGGCCAGTCCGAGGTCGAGGTGCGGCACCTCGCCGACCGCATGTACCTGGTGCTGCAGCCGCTGGCCGGCGACCACATCCAGTTCATGAAGGCCGGCATCATGGAGGTGCCGGACGCGATCGTGCTCAACAAGGCCGACGAGCCGGCCGCTGGCGCGACGTGGCACGCGCTTCGATCCGCGGTCGGGCTCGGCGGGTCGGCGGACGCCCTGTTTCGCGCGAGCGCGACGACCGGCGACGGGCTCGACGCGCTCGCCGCCGACATGCTGGCGGTGACCGCGCGACCGCCTCGGCGCACACCGGCGGAGGTGGACGCCTACTTCTTCGAGCGCTGGGTGGTCGACGAGTTCGGCCGGCGCGGTGCCCGGCGGCTGCGCGAGGAAGCGGGCGGCGACCTCGCCCGCTTCCTCGCGGATGCCGGCGGCTTCGAGGCGGCGCAGGTGCGCGCGGCCCGCGTTCTCGACCCGACCTAG